Sequence from the Chrysemys picta bellii isolate R12L10 chromosome 23, ASM1138683v2, whole genome shotgun sequence genome:
CACccgagcacctccagccccagagaaCCCTGCGGGTGGCCCCCCCACAGCATAGGAGCCTGAGCGAGCAGGCAGTGCACGGCCTCTcctcagccccagagcactgggtGGGCGGCACgtgaccccgcccccccagtccCGGAGCACCAGGTGGGCAGTGCATGGCCCCCCTCAGCCCTGGAGACTAGGCGGGTGGTGCACaaccccccctcagccccaaaGCACCAGGCGGGCAGTGCACAGTCCCAGCGCCAAGGGCCCCCCCAGCACTGGGTGGCCCCAAACACCCCAAGTCCCAGCTGCCCTATCCCCAACCAGCTTCCCAgaagaggagcagcctgcctgagctGGGGCCAACTAGCAGCAGgaggggggcttggggcagagcctgggcgggGCCACGCGGggatgtttggggaggcacagcattCCCCAGCCTATTCTACACGCCGCCCATGCGGGATGGGATGTCATTCGTTCCAGGTAATCCAAAGTCACATGGCGGTAGCCCCAGGCAGCGTCACTTTGTTTGCAAGTCACATAGTCCTACAGGTTTTGGGCAGGGAAGAGTGCAGCTTTGCAGCCTGCTTAGTGCGTATGCGGTGTGTCTGCTCTGTTCCCCTTTGGATTTCACAGGGAAAGGCACAATCATGAGGGTTTAAGGTTCATTAAAAACATAAGATTCCAAAAAGGAACTAACCGGGGAAGTTAAAACAAGGCTTAGAGGTCGTGTATGGAACTTGGAAACAGCAACCTATTCCTATTCAGAACTACTAATATGAGCTAACCTAAATCAACCAAAGAATCAGATACACTAATATCAGCCAACATTCAAGTCAGCTGGGCCAGTGACTGTCAGCAGCGGGGCTGCCACCTCAGACCAAGGCAAGGTCAGATTTGTGCTCTCTGGCCTATGGATGTGTGGTGACTACGTACAGCTAGGGAAACTGGGGAACTACTGCCTTCAGGGGTCAGTGGGGCCATTGATTAGTCTCTGATGTGGGGCAGCGTTTACCAGGATGCTGGGAGAGTAGCCTAGCCTCAGGAGATGTTAAGACAGGAGGTTCTACAAACTTGGCCTTTAAGAAGATGCCAATGATTTCAGCCGACAGCTCAGGCCAGTTGGTTTACCGGCCAGGGCAGCTCTTGGGTTAGGAATccaagggtgtgtctacacttaagGTGCAGCAGtaccactgtagcgcttcagtgcagacactgcctatgccaacgggaggggttctcccattggttcTCCCCGATAGGCAGCAGCTAGGCTGAGGGAAGAATTGTTCCATCGACCTGGCATTGTCTACGCAGGGGTTAGGTCGGCAGAGCTACATCTCCCAGAGgtgtttttcacatccctgagagacgtagctatgtCAGTGTAAGTGCCCAGTGCAGACCAGCCCCGAGTCCTGCCTTGCCCCCTCAACAGCGTGTTCCCTTGGTTAGCACAGGCACCTTAGCTGCTCTTCAGAATCATAAGGGAAAGCTCTCCCTGCTCGGATACTCCCATTAAAGTGTTTTCCTACtttgggggagggctgggggtgtgtgtgcagcagAGGACTGTGATTTCACTCAATCACCCTCCCTGCTACACAGACAGCTGCTTTACATGCAAACAAGGCGTGAGCGGTGGCAGAGTAATTCACCGAGTCCCTTAGTGGCTGGAGTTTGCCCTCTTCACCCCCATGAGACAGGAAGAGGTGCTGGCACTGAATGACTAGCGCTCAGAAGGGAGGGGGTTTCACTGAGGGCTGCCCCACAGCAGCTAGCCAGCTCCTAATCTCTTCTGCAGAGACAGCATAGTCAGGAGTCAGTCTGGCAAGAAGGAAGCATGTGGCACAATGCCTACCCTCTCCACAGGTCTGGGAGCCCCACATCCATCCCCATGGCCACTAGTTTCCACCCTCCCCTGTATCAAATTGGAGAATCCACATGGGAGAgactaagggtctgtctacactgcagtaggACACCTGTGTCTGGCCCAcggcagctgactcaggctcgtggggctcagggTGCGGGACTGTAAAATTCACAGTGTAGAGACTGGGCTTAGGCagaagcccaggctctaggaccctcccacctcacggGGTTCTGGAGTCATCTGACACGGGCCAGCAGTGGTGTTttactgcagcgtagacatacccagctgcactcactggggtctgtattTCACAAACACCCAAGGGTGCTACCCACTAACTTCCATGGGTGCTAGCCAGGCCTGCACAGAGCGGAGAAGGCCTGCGGGTTCCAGCGATCTCCCTTCCTGTGATGCTGATTCACTAGATGGAATTTTCTAGCCAACCTTAGCTGAATTTAAGAGGTACAGAAACCCTAGATCTTGTGCCAGTTTTAGCCAATATTGTGTGTGCCCCTGAATCCTTCCCTAGTCAGTCTACAGAGCTCAGAGGGTCATTGCTTAACCCTGAAGGAAAGTGGAGAGGCTGTAATGCATGACAAGACCCACACCACAGGCCAGGagtttcaggattggggccagagCCACCTGCCCAGCGCCGTTGAAGTGCACGTTGCCATCCAGTTTCAGGCAGCTAGTTTTAGGGGTCGCTTGGCAGCATTCCTGGTAACAGGGGCCAGCTGCTCCAGTGGTACAGGCTGGGCTGGCGGTCTTGCAGACTTTGCTACATCCAGCCACGTAATTTGAGCCAGTCTTCTTCATCTGCAGGGAGGAGACAGACATTAGCAGCCTTGGGCGTTAGCACCCCTCTGGGTTCTTGCATTCATGTTAATGGGACCAACTCAAAACCCCAGGCACATCCTCCTGGTTCAGAGGCAGAGGATGCGCAGAGTCAGCTTTAACAAAAGCTGCGGTGCCCCTatcaatactctagttgaggccctTGTTGGAATCTCCAAGAGGTCAAGGACAAAGAGAACCACAGAGACTCAActactccctgccccaggtgTTTGTCCCAGGGAAGTTTGCTGTTGATGACTCTGCATTAGCTGCTCTGTGGATGAAGCCTTCCAGAGCTGTCAAGATGGCACAAGAACCACAAACATCTCTATGCTGCAAGTGCTGTCAAGAGCCCAGCATCAGCTGTGAAATGCAGCACTGACAGAGCAATGTCAGATGGAGCTGAGACCTGGCCTGGAGCCCTTCAGTCCTGCTCCAGTCACAGCTCTAGTTAAGAGGCGCAGCTCAGGGTGGTTAAAGAATTGACAAACAAGTCCAGTACCTCACAGAAGTCAAATCCAACGATGCATTCAGCAGCAGACTTCTGGCCTTTGAAGCATCCATCTCCATTACAGGAGAAGGCTGTGCACACTTTCCCCTACAAGACAGCCAGGAAAGGCACCGTGAACAACCATCACTCCAGAGAGCAGAGCTACCAGAACAAGGTCTGACATTTAAGTCACTTTCCTTTCGCCTGGTCATTATGAGACACTTGTGTGAGGAGCTAAAATTCACACAGGGAAAGCAAGAGGTCCCAGGGACCCCAGGATCAGCAGATTGCCCTCCAAGAGCCAGGTGGCTATTGGGCAGTGACTGGCATTGTACAGGCAGTTCCAGCAAGCCCAAATCTTCATTGACAAGACCATCTTTCAGGGGCTGGCAGTCACATCGTACAACATTCACTGACAATACAAAAAGATCAAAGAAAAATCAACTCCCAACACCGCAATGTTGCAGAAAGCTTCACTAACATTGCACCCTAGCTGGCAAGTGCCAAACCCTCCTCTGCCTCCACCCTCATGGAGGGGGCTCTGCAGGGTCCCACAGAGAGAAGCAATCTCCCAGCCATCATCTGGGAATCTCTTCCAAGAATCAGAGGACTGAGATGAAAGGGTCCTGTTATTGATCCCTCTGGTCAATCTCCCCCAGGGGCTGATGCATgacagttacacacacacacacacacacacacacacagtgtgtgcgCACTGCCCCTCCCTCAAACATGGTGTGTAAGAGCTTTGGCCCCAGAGACGGATCCCAGGATAGCAGTCTCAGTATCTCCTCCCAGTGCCCCAGGACCTTCCTGCCATTCACCACAGCACTGTGAATAGGGCTCATCCTGCAACTAATATTCCAAGCTACTTGGATTGGCAGCGCACGGAAGAGGAACATTTGGCTGGGCTCGTTACCGACCGTATCCTTGCCTGGCTCTGTACGAATCTATTCCCTCTCACAGAGGCTACATATTGACCTTTGAGAGCAGATAGCATGAGGAACATTTCATCCACCAGTAAAAGGCAGCcatttctggggtggaacacCACAGTTTAACAGTTCACGGCAACACTACTCAGCTTAGCATTCCCACTGGCAACATGCCTACACAGCTCTGCTGTCTGATCATGCTGGAAGGCAATACTTACATTTCTGGGAGGGGGCTTCGTGGTGGTGGTTGTGGGAGCTGGAGTGGTGGTGGGCGGCAAGTCACCTGAAACAGACACGAAAGGAGACTGGTGAGACAGAGCTATGCCCTCCTGCCGCTCTGCATTTCCATGTAGCCTTGGGACCCGGGGCTAGAATCCAGAACGTGGCCAGAGACGGACGCCCCAGTGGAAGCCGCTAGAGTCATTTTAACATGGGGATTTACATTAGTGCACTTCAATACAGGAGACGGGTATTCAGCAGCCTCATTCCAGAACATGAACCACATCGGTTACTTCCCACCAATCCCTGCTCTCCCTACCAAAGCTCAGGTGTGTTTGGTGCCTAAAAACTGCCAGGCCAggcgtccatctagcccagtatctggtctGACAGCACCTTGGAGACAAGTTCAAAGAACCCCCACAATGGACATCTGTGAAATGTCCCTTATAGGCAGGTTATTTCTTCCTCCGGTAAGGATTGTTCTCTGCCCCAAGCCCTTCTATTTTTTGCCCCAGGTAATGGAACTGTGGATGTTTTCATCATCCAGAGACGTGTCTAATCCTTTGAGAAAAAGTCTTGTCACATTTTTGGACTCTGACACCTTGTGgcagcaagtatcagggggtagccgtgttagtctgtatctacaaaaacaacaaggagtctggtggcaccttaaagactaaccgatttatttgggcataagctttcgtgggtaaaaacctcacttcttcggatgcatcatttcttttgtgtttttacccatgaaagcttatgcccaaataaatcggttagtctttaaggtgccaccagactccttgttgtttttgtggcagcaagttccacaggttagttagTGATCATTTGGTCACTAGTTTCACCTTGGCACAACAGCAGTGAGTGGTCTGGGGAGTGGCTGAGTGAGCCAGTCACACTCCTAATGGGAATCTGAACAGGTGGCTAAGTCCAGCTATGAGCCTGCATGACCCCCAGGACCCAGCAGAGCAGAGTCACTCCCAGGGAGGAGACCTGGAATTCACCCAACTTGCTGGCCTGActagaagggagaagcaggatgtgCTGCACGATCCCGATAGTGGAAGAAGAGAGAACCCCGTGGGATGGAATGAGGGAAATCAGAAGACAGGGAGGCTCTCGAGGTGGCGAATGGGTGACTGGGATGCAGCTAGAGGAGGCAGTAGTAAGAGAGACCCCAAGTGCACGCAACTGAGCCACTAAGACAGCTCTGCCCACTCCATCAGGGCTGTGGGTATCAGACTTTCCTGCCAAGACATTGCAGGATGGCTTTTCCAGAGAAAGCATCATTAGAAAGCTACAGTGCTCCTAGGAATCCGGTGCCTGGCCTTCGCCCGCGATCGTAATTCAGGTAGTTATCCTGCAAGAGGCTTCCTACGGAATCCCTCTGGCCGAACCAGAGCCATTGGGAATCCAAACCCCCACAAACACCAGAGCTGGCTCCTGAGCCAGACTCTATGGCCTGGGTGGGTTCTCCGCGTGGGAGGGGAAGGCACCCATCACTGCTCCCCATGGCTTCCTTTGGAAGGGTAGGTTCTAGTTGCCTCTGCTGCTGTGTCTTGCCTCCAGAAAAACGTGTTGGATGGAGACTGCTGTCACGTAGGAACTTCAGCTACTCTATGGCACCTATGGGCTTCAGAGTCCCAGCGGGATAGACTCTGATCCCGCACCACACACACAGAACCGAGCCTCAAGGTGAAGCCCCCTTAGTTGTTGGTAGCACAGACTTTCAAGACTTTCATGAGAGCAGGTCAGAGTCGGGCAGAGGGCCATGGTTATACCATGCATCAGCCAAAGGGCAGGGGAAGCTGGTGAGAGTACAAAATAAACCCACTCCTCCACTCAGGTGGCAGGCgccccaggcccacccccacCATTCCAGCCCTACTCCCTCTGCCTTAGAGAAATAAAAGCCACAATGCAGCAGGGCCCCATGGGAGAGACAACACACGTCAGTCTCTGGCCACGTGCAATAGAATGAACCCTGAGTCTCTTGCTCAGAGTGAGAAGCCCAGTGCAGGTGGTCGGTGGGCCGGGCTGTTCCCAGCAGGCTGGTTACCGTAGGTGGTGGCATTGAGTTGCAGGCACAGGGACGAGTTGCAGCACTCCAGGACGCACTTGCTCATGCTCACGCTGCTGTTGGTCACACACATCTCGGTGCCGTTCCCTCTCCCACACTCACTGCTGCACTTGGCTGTGTAGTTTGTGTGGGTCAGACGATAGAGCTGCAGGGACAAGGGAAGAGCCAGAGCCCTGTACTCAAGATGCTGTCAGCCACACTCGGCCCACGCACCCAGCACTGCTTTACAGGGGTGGTGGCTGGCGGAGCCATGGAGCTCATGGTGTGGGATAGGCTCATCTCTGCACTCCCCcatgccactgagaacagcctgaAAAACTGCACCAGGGATTGCTCTGGGCACACTGGAGCCAGGGGGAACCCCTGGAACGGGGGACACCCCGATACAGCCAACAGATGGCTCTGACAGCAAGGAGAAATTGGCAAGCTCTAAGGCGAGCTAGTTCTATCCCAGGGAGCAGGTCATGGGAGACACCAGGCTGCTCCTGTGAGCACTAAGCAAAGGCAGGTTTCACAACATAGGAGACAGGATGGGGTTAAGGAGGAAAGGATGCGGGGGAAGGGGACGGACAAATCAGGGTTAGGAGTATGACAAAAAACAGTCGGAGCAAGAATAAGTGACAGACTGTGCAAGGGGAGAGCGAGAACAAGAACAGGAGCTGGGCACAGGTTTATGAGCCCCAGGGTTACCAGGCAATAgactggagagggagggaaatatTGTGACTCACtgcatccctctcccccaccctcaaaaCACATCACAGCAACTCAGGGCCTGGGAAACTCCTGTTTAGGCTGCCACTTCTACGGCACCTGCCTGATCTCCCTCCCCTCGCGCAGGCAGAGCCAAGACATCAGACAGGATGCTCGCCCACTGTCTAGGAGTGCTGCACCCAGGGCGTTGGGGCGAGCCAGTCACTCaggcagggagcagcagaggTGACTGGCACAGTGTCCACGCGGAGAACTCCCCTACCTCACAGTGAGTCTCATTGTGGCAGGTCACGGTGTGATTGGCATAAGCTTCGTCCTGGTAGCATCTCTCTCCAGAGCACTGAAAACTCTGGCAGGTGAGCTGCGGAAAGAGCACACACACTccgagggcacagacctgccacCTGCCCGACCCCGCCCATGCCAGCCCCACGCTGGCACTGCACCCAGCAGCGCTCCCCTCGGCTGTCATTTGCTGCTGCCTTGCAGATGGCTCACTCTGCCTCTGGCAGTGTCTGCTCAGCTGCCCTAGGATGGACTCTGTGGTCTCATGCAGCACCAGGAAATCCAGCTTTGGGGGAAGCCTTAATTGTCAGCTAGGGTAGCTTCTTATCAGCCACCCCCCAGGAGCCTCGGCCCTCCCAGCAGAGCCGCAAAGGAACTCTGCTTTTCTCTCGGCTCCCCACTCACACCCCTCCCACTCTCTGGGCTCCTGGCAGAAACCCTGGACAGTATTTGGCTGATGGCAGATTCCTTACAGGTGTGTCTTCTGTCCAATTCGCAGAGTGGTTGGAGACCATCCAGGTGCTGGAAATAGGGGAAGTCTCCGGAACAGAGGGGGTGGTGACCGAAAGCACATCAGGAGTAGAGCTCTGCTCTGGAAGATATAAGGTTTCCGAGCGATAAGTCATCAGGAGGGAAATGTATCTTGTGCTCATAACAAGTTGAGAGCTAGGTGTCCGGAGAAGCTGCAGCCCTCCCCTTGCATAGCACGCTGCCTGATGGGCTGTACAGAAATCGGCAGGGAAATCGTGTGTGGGATATGGAAGGTACCAGAGGGGAAATACTCTAAATGTGAGCGTCTGGGGAGCCAGAGACGATGTGGGGACAACACTCCACTGCATGACGACTAGCATCAGCGATAAACGCGTGGCTGATTTTATAGCTCCTCCCTCACCGCTGGGACCTCCACGGAAGGGGTGAGCCTGGCCCCATAACCCTGCTCACCAGTGACGCTTTGCCGAAGGAGAAGTCTTTCCTAGAATTAGATCTGCCTCAGAAGGGAACAGGCTGGTAGCTGGGGAGGCAGGTTAAACCTGGGGTTCCTGGagctccagcagctgcagcacagctgCATGGAGAGAAGAGCTTGGCACACGAGTCAGAAACGCTGAGATTTTTCCTGTGTGTGGTTTCccttgtcccccccaccccaacatctGGACAGGGCGGGGCAGGCGTCCAAACAAAACCTGTTGCTGTTGCCACCTCTAATGCAGTTTCCCCAAAAGGAGCCTAGAGTTCTCCCCATTGGCCAGTCTGCACCTCACCTGCTGATGCAACAGGATTCCAAGAGCTAAAATGCGGAGTCAAAATGCAGAGCAGGAGGAACCCTGGAACAGAGAGAGGAGATTGCACAGCTTGTAACACCTGCTGCTGTGTCGGTGTTCTCACTCTTGGGCT
This genomic interval carries:
- the LOC101936365 gene encoding uncharacterized protein LOC101936365, coding for MRFLLCLPSPAPRVLLVRAPPWLKMAGWERWVAPGRGFLLLCILTPHFSSWNPVASAEQSSTPDVLSVTTPSVPETSPISSTWMVSNHSANWTEDTPLTCQSFQCSGERCYQDEAYANHTVTCHNETHCELYRLTHTNYTAKCSSECGRGNGTEMCVTNSSVSMSKCVLECCNSSLCLQLNATTYGDLPPTTTPAPTTTTTKPPPRNGKVCTAFSCNGDGCFKGQKSAAECIVGFDFCEMKKTGSNYVAGCSKVCKTASPACTTGAAGPCYQECCQATPKTSCLKLDGNVHFNGAGQVALAPILKLLACGVGLVMHYSLSTFLQG